A window of Zingiber officinale cultivar Zhangliang chromosome 5A, Zo_v1.1, whole genome shotgun sequence contains these coding sequences:
- the LOC121979271 gene encoding GDSL esterase/lipase EXL3-like: MEFMRADQLVLAAGLLLLQLPFACALVRSPNRTTAAAPLVPAIIAFGDSIVDPGNNDVLTTIIKCNFPPYGQNFAGGATGRFSNGFIPTDLIAQTLGVKQLLPPYLGVDLSPEDILTGVSFASGATGYDPLTPKILNVIPMRDQLDLFSEYRARLYSIAGPDRGAEIISKALFIICAGTDDLANTYFTTPFRRNYDVPSYINLLISSASEFIRQVVGIGATKIGFVGLPPIGCVPSQRTLGGGKERRCEATRNQAAQLFNSRIQTVIKGLSAEFTQVKIVYIGIYDILLDLVQRPGYYGFKESTKGCCGSGEIEVTLLCNSKTVTTCSDVNEYVFWDSYHPTEKAYKIVVNNIFTNYLRYLL; encoded by the exons ATGGAGTTCATGAGAGCCGATCAGTTAGTTCTGGCTGCAGGCCTCCTCCTCCTGCAGCTGCCGTTTGCATGCGCATTGGTGCGCTCTCCGAACCGGACAACGGCAGCCGCGCCGTTGGTGCCGGCGATCATCGCGTTCGGGGACTCCATCGTCGACCCAGGCAACAACGACGTGCTGACCACCATCATCAAGTGCAACTTCCCGCCCTACGGCCAGAACTTTGCGGGCGGCGCCACGGGGAGGTTCTCCAACGGCTTCATTCCCACTGATCTAATAG CTCAAACGTTAGGTGTGAAGCAATTACTTCCCCCGTACCTCGGCGTGGATCTCTCACCCGAGGACATCTTAACCGGTGTCAGCTTTGCCTCCGGTGCAACGGGCTATGACCCTCTCACCCCCAAAATCTTG AATGTAATACCCATGAGGGATCAGCTCGATCTCTTCAGTGAGTACAGAGCAAGGCTGTACTCCATTGCTGGTCCAGATCGAGGTGCGGAAATCATCTCGAAAGCCCTCTTCATCATTTGCGCGGGAACTGACGATCTCGCGAACACTTATTTCACCACCCCCTTCAGGAGGAACTATGACGTTCCTTCCTACATCAACTTGTTGATCTCTTCTGCTTCAGAATTCATCAGG CAAGTAGTAGGAATCGGCGCGACGAAGATCGGATTTGTGGGTCTTCCGCCTATCGGCTGCGTGCCGTCGCAAAGGACTCTCGGAGGAGGTAAAGAAAGACGATGCGAAGCGACTCGGAACCAAGCGGCCCAATTGTTCAACTCCAGGATTCAGACTGTCATCAAAGGTCTTTCAGCAGAGTTTACTCAAGTGAAGATTGTCTACATCGGCATATACGACATTCTTCTTGATCTTGTTCAAAGACCTGGCTATTATG GATTTAAGGAGTCCACAAAAGGGTGCTGTGGAAGTGGAGAAATAGAGGTCACTCTCCTCTGCAACAGCAAGACAGTAACCACTTGCAGCGACGTGAATGAGTATGTGTTCTGGGACAGCTACCACCCCACAGAAAAGGCATACAAGATCGTAGTGAACAACATCTTTACCAATTACCTAAGATACTTGCTCTGA